One genomic region from Daphnia magna isolate NIES linkage group LG10, ASM2063170v1.1, whole genome shotgun sequence encodes:
- the LOC116932431 gene encoding 40S ribosomal protein S12, mitochondrial, translating to MNSILQNILRLTSNVINSSRNTGIPAIRQSLGCSSILQKYNQMLFTGERAMSNLLLKMHLEGPHKKVRAPKNPLSGNPMLKGVVLKTVIRKPKKPNSANRKCVVVRLSNGKEMCAYIPGEGHNLQEHNIVLVRVGRVPDLPGVKLKCIRGKYDLGHVIKKK from the exons atgaattctATACTACAAAATATTCTGAGGCTAACTTCGAATGTAATAAATTCAAGCAGAAATACAG GAATCCCAGCAATAAGACAATCACTGGGATGTTCATCTATCCTACAAAAGTACAACCAAATGCTGTTTACCG GGGAACGGGCTATGAGTAATCTCCTGTTAAAAATGCACTTGGAAGGCCCACACAAAAAAGTCAGGGCACCTAAAAATCCCCTGAGTGGCAACCCCATGTTAAAAGGAGTTGTACTGAAAACAGTCATCAGAAAgcccaagaaaccaaattctGCTAATCGAAAGTGTGTGGTAGTCAGACTAAGCAATGGCAAAGAGATGTGTGCATACATCCCTGGGGAAGGTCACAATCTTCAA GAACACAATATTGTGTTGGTACGCGTCGGCCGTGTTCCTGATCTTCCTGGTGTTAAACTTAAGTGTATTAGAGGCAAATATGATCTTGGccatgtaattaaaaaaaagtaa